A region of the Methanobrevibacter ruminantium M1 genome:
AACCATTCACAGAGCCACTCAAACCAAAGGAATAATGTTCTTATTGGATGAAGAGATAGAAGACATGGTTGATTTGGCTGATGATGCAAATATTCAGTTATTCTTGGCTGTTGGCCCAAGGGCTCCTTATGATACAAGTGCTACCGTTCAAACAGAAGAGGGAAAAAGAATAGGCTATCGTCTTAGAGGATATAAAAACCTTGTCTATGCAATAGAGGATGTTAAAAGGGCTGTTGGCCTTGGAGTTAGAGGCATCCTATTGTATGATGAAGGCTTGCTCTTTGCCCTTTCTAAAATGAGGGAGAATGGAGAGCTTCCATCTGACCTTAAGTTTAAGCTTTCTGCACATGCTGGATGTTCCAATCCAGCTTCAGCTAAGTTATTTGAATCAATCGGATTGAATTCATTAAATCCAGTTCGTGACCTTCAAATCCCTATGTTAGCATCCCTGCGTGATGCAATAGACATTCCTATTGATGTTCATACTGAAAATCCAAAGTCTACAGGAGGTTTCATCCGCCATTATGAGGTTCCAGAAATGATTAAGGTGGCAAGCCCTATCTATCTGAAGACTGGAGGATCTGTTGCAAAGCATCATAGCTGGGATACAACAGACCAGGAGGCTCGCCAAAGAGCTAAACAGGTTGCTTTAATTAGGGACTTGATTGAAAGGTTCTATCCTGAGGCTCAAATGTCTAAATTATGAAATTTAACATTTTATTAGATTATCAGATTTTCAGATTATCGGATTATCAGATTATCAGATTATCAGATTATTTACTTATTGCAAATTGTTCTAAAGAGATGTATTTTTATGGATTTAATTAAAAAAGTTGAAGATGCAGTTGTTAAGGCAGGAAGCGGATATAGTGAAGATAGATTAACTGCATATGAAAACGCATTAAGACTGGAAGAAGAAAAGGGAAATGAAAATGCAGTTTGGGC
Encoded here:
- a CDS encoding peptidase; the encoded protein is MDETKNSLKELGINELHDDYVSQKRFEDGGQYRFEVPGIQGPSALESLLNACDDFDLTIHRATQTKGIMFLLDEEIEDMVDLADDANIQLFLAVGPRAPYDTSATVQTEEGKRIGYRLRGYKNLVYAIEDVKRAVGLGVRGILLYDEGLLFALSKMRENGELPSDLKFKLSAHAGCSNPASAKLFESIGLNSLNPVRDLQIPMLASLRDAIDIPIDVHTENPKSTGGFIRHYEVPEMIKVASPIYLKTGGSVAKHHSWDTTDQEARQRAKQVALIRDLIERFYPEAQMSKL